CCGGACCGGGTGCCGTACCCAGCAACGCCTGCGGGACGACGAGTACGGCCTGCACGCCGCCGTAGATGTTGGTCTGGAGCCGGACGTGGATGCCGTGCCGCCGGGCGAGCTGGGAGACGACGTAGAGGCCGATGCGCCCGTCGGCCAGCAGGCTGGCGACGTTGACCTGGTCGGGGTCGGCGAGCAGGGCGTTCATCCGGTTCTGTTCGCCGACGGGCATGCCGAGGCCGCGGTCCTCGACCTCCACGGCGAGCCCGGAGGTGACGAGGCCCGCGCGGAGCAGCACTTGTGTGTGCGGGGCGGAGAACACCGAGGCGTTCTCGATGAGTTCGGCGAGCAGGTGGATGACGTCGGCGACGGCGTGGCCGCGCAGTTCGCCGTCGATGGGGGGCACCAGCTTGACCCGGGAGTACTGCTCGACCTCGGCGATGGCGGAGCGCAGCACCTCGGTCATGCTGACCGGGTTGCTCCACTGGCGCCGGGAGACGGCGCCGCCGAGCACGGCGAGGTTCTCGGCGTGCCGCCGGATGCGGGTGGCCAGGTGGTCCACGTGGAAGAGGCCCTTGAGCAGGTCGGGGTCCTCGATCTCGTTCTCCAGCTCGTCGAGGATCGAGATCTCCCGGTGCACGAGGGACTGCAGCCGGCGCGCGAGGTTGACGAACACCTCCAGCTTCTGCTCGCTGCCCGCCTGGCTGGAGAGCTGGGCCGCGCGCACGACGGCGGTGACGGCGCCGTCGTGCGCCCGGGCCAGGTCGGCGGCGAGCAGGTCGAAGTCGTCGGCGTCCGCGGGCGGCCGGCGGCGCGGTGCGCGCGGGGGCGGGGCCTCGCCCTGGCGCAACGCGTCGACCAGGGCGTGCAGGTCGGCCTCGCCGCGTGCGGCGGTGCGGCGCAGCGCGTCGACGCGGTCGGAGACCGAGCGGGCGGCCCGGTCGGCGGCCACGGCGGCGATGAGGATGCCGGCGACGGCCACGGTGGCCGCCCCGGCGAGCACGGCCCAGAGGGTGGGGCCGGTGCGGGCGCCGGCGGAGCGGATGCTGACGAGGACGGCGGCGGTGGCGCTGAGCGCCACCGCGAGGGGCGGCAGGACGGCGAGGCGCATGAGCTGGGGCCGTATCGGCGTCTCGGGCAGTGCGGGAGCGGGCCGGGCGACCGGCCGCCCGTGCCGGCCGCCCTCGCGGCGGTCGGCGGGGGCGGCCGGTGCTCGCAGGTCAGACATCTGCGTCCTCGTACTGGTCCGTCGGGCCTGTTCCTCGCGCGGTGCGCGAGGCGGGCATGCGTCATCGCGGTGTCGGCCCGCGGGCCGGCGGATCCGGCCTCGCGATGCGACGGACACTCACAGTAGTTGCCTGAGCATCATGTGCGGTGGGCAGTTGACAAAGTCACCCGAGGAGCGTCCCGCTCTGGTATGAAGCCTCGTACGACAGACCGATAACCCGGCCGCACGCCTCTCATGGAGCCGAAAGAGAGCGATAAGACCTGATCAAAAGCGGTCGGGAAGAAAAAGCGAGGGGTGGCGGACCTCGTCGGTCCACCACCCCTTCGCGTGTCCGCTCCCGACCGGCCGGCCACCCGGCGCTCCCGGGAAGCCGCTCCCGGCGGGCCGCGTGCACCGTCGAGGATGTAACGGAGCGTCGCAGCCTTGGCCCTGGCCCGCCGGGTGTCTCAGGTCCGCGCCGGCGGCTCCGCCACGAAGGCGCCGACCGAGCGCCAGGTGCGCCGGAGCTCTCCCGACACACCGCGCCACCAGGCCTCCGCCGGAAGCTTGCCCGCCGGCTCGAAGGGCTCGCCCGGCCGCGGCAGGGCCACCGCCTGGCCGCTCTCCCCGGCCGCCTCCTTCGTCCACTCGCCGGGCTCCGCCCACGGGTGCGGGGCCAGGTTGAAGGTGCCCCAGTGGATCGGCAGCAGCACGCCGTGCGGCGCTCCGCCCTGCAGGTCGAGGTGGGCGCGCAGGCCCTCCTCGGGCGTCATGTGGATGTCGGGCCAGAACTCGCTGTAGGCGCCGATCTGGATCATCGTGGCGTCGAACGGGCCGTGGGCCGCGCCGATGTCCTTGAAGCCCTCGAAATAGCCCGTGTCGCCGCTGTGGTGGATCCGGTGCTCCTCGCCGGCGACGGCCCAGGAAGCCCACAGGGTGTGCTGGGTGTTGCGCAGGCCGCGGCCGCAGAAGTGGCGGGCGGGGGTCGCGGTGAGGGTGAGGCCGCCGACCCGCGTCGACTCGTTCCAGTCCAGCTCGCGCAGCCGGTCCGGGGAGACGCCCCAGTGCTCCAGGTGCGCGCCGACGCCGAGCGGCACGGCGAACAGGGTGTCGGTGCCGGCCAGCGCCTTGACGGTGGGCAGGTCCAGGTGGTCGTAGTGGTCGTGGGAGATGACCACCACGTCGACCTCGCCGAGCGCGGCCAGCGGCAGGGGCACGGGGTGCAGCCGCTTGGGTCCGGCGAAGGGGAACGGGGAACAGCGCTCGCCCCAGACCGGGTCGAACAGCACCCGGTGGCCGTCGATCTCCGCGAGCACGCTGGAGTGGCCCATCCAGGTCAGCCGGAGTCCCGTGGCGGGCGGTCTGGCCAGGTCGGCGAAGGTGGTGGGGTGCACCGGGACGGTGCCCTTCGGGGCGCGCAGCGGCCGGGTCTCCTTGTCGAAGAAGACCTTCGCGAAGTCCAGCGCGGAGCCGGAGGGCCGGGTGCGTGCGGCGCCGCCCGGGTTCTGGAAGACGCCGTCCCTGAAGTTCGGGGAGCGGCGGATGCGTGCCATGCGCTCACCGCCGGGGTCCGCGCCGAAGGCCGCGGGCCGCAGCGCGCGGAGCGCGGAGCTCGAGGGACGCAGTCCGGTCACGGTACCTCCCGGTGAAGTGGGTGAGGCTCCCCATTATGGTCGGCCCCTGTGACAAACCGGCCGCGCCGGGTGCCCTGCCCCTCCGGCGATTCCGGTTGGTGACGCGGTCCTCGGCGCCGCTCTTTGGTGACGGATCAGGGGGGCGTGGCAAGGGCGCGGTTGAGCAGCGCCGAGCGGCGGGAGAAGCTGCTGCCTGCCGCCGTCGGGCGGATCGAGGCGCGGGGCGCGGCGGGGCCGGTCCCGCGAACGCGCGTACAGCGGTGGGCGGGCGACGCGCACGCATGCGAACCGGGCAGGATCGGGGCGGCGTTGGCGGAAGGCCAGGGGCCCCGAGGGCGACCGGCCCTGCCCCGCGCCGCGAGCCGTACGGCGCGGGGCAGGCCGCTGTCGTCACGCCACCGACGTGATGCGCATCTTGATGTCGTCGGGCGACAGGGTGCCCTTCGCTGTGACGTGGTCGCCGGAGGACTCGCCGCGCAGGCGGCGGCCGATCCAGGGGACGAGGTACTCGCGGGCCCAGTGGACGTCGTCGCGGCGGATCTCCAGGGTGCCCCGGGGCGGCAGCGGGGGCCACGGCTGCTCCGGGTCGGCCGGGACCTCCAGGCCGAGGACCTGGCCGGCGCGCAGCGCCACGCGCGTGTGCCCCTCGGGTGAGAGGTGCAGGCGGTCGCTGTCCCAGGCCCTGCGGTCCTGCACGGACTTCAGGGACCACAGGTCGAGCACGGGGCAGCCGTACCGGTCGGCGATGGCGCGCACGTGCCCGTTGTACGTGGCGATCTTGCCGCGCAGATGCTTGAGCACGGGGACGCCGCGGGTGTCGAACCCGGTCGTCACCATGACGGTCCCGGCCGCCTCGGTCAGCCTGGCCACGGCTCGTTCGAAGCGCTCGGCCACCTCGTCCGGGTCGGTGCCGGGGCGGATGATGTCGTTGCCGCCGGCGCAGAAGGAGACCAGGTCCGGGGCCAGTTCGACGGCCTTGGGGACCTGGTCCCGCACGATCTGGTCGAGGAGTTTGCCGCGCACCGCGAGGTTGGTGTAGGTGAAGTCGCCCTCGGGCCGCCGGTCGGCGAGCAGTACCGCGAACCGGTCGGCCCAGCCGACGAACGCCCCGTCGGGCCCGGGGTCGCCGACGCCCTCGGTGAAGCTGTCCCCCACCGCCACGTACGACCCGATCACTGATCTGTTGTCACTCTTCGAATCGTCTGCCACATCGGACCATGATTCACCTTCGGATGTGACCTACGCGACCGTAAGGAAGGGTTGACTACCCGTGAGATGAGACACCCTTGAATCGTCGGCGATCCGGGAATACGGCCGGGCGGAAGGCTCAGACGCGGCGCAGGCGGAGAACCGTGGCGTCCAGGTCGCCCTTGAGCCCCGTGCGCAGCCCGTGGTGCAGCAGGACGGCGCCCCGGTGGACCTCGCCCGTCTCACGGCATTCGTACGACGCGGTCGGGTCGAGTCCGCGCAGCCGCAGCGCCGGCACCGGTTCGCCGTAGCTCTGCGCCTGGAGCCAGGCGAGGACCACCGCCTCCTCCCCCAGGACGTACTGGACGGCGCTCAGACCGCCGGCCGGAGGCCGCAGCCGGTACAGATCGCCCTGCTGGACGACCGGCCGGATCTCCTTGTAGAGCTCGATCCACCGCCGGGCCTCGGCCAGTTCCCCGGCCGTCCACTCGGTCAGGTCGCCGCCGACGCCGAGCACGCCCGCCATGGCGCTGACGAAGCGGAAGCGCAGGCTGCTGACCCGGCCGTTGAGCTGGGTGTTCGGGCTGTCGGTGACCCAGGCGGCCATCACCCGGGCGGGATGGATCTGGCTGAAGCCGTGCTGGATGGCCAGGCGGTCGAGCGGGTCGGTGTTGTCGGAGGTCCACACCTGGTCGGTGCGGCTCAGCACCCCGAGGTCGATCCGGCCGCCACCGCCCGAGCAGGACTCGAAGGCGACCCCCGGGTGAGCGGCGCGCAGCCGGTCCAACAGGGCGTACAGCGCGCGGACGTGGTCCACCCACAGGCGCTGCGGGTACGGCTCGCCGGGCCAGCCGGCGTCGGTGAAGCAGCGGTTGAAGTCCCACTTCACATAGTCGATCGGCGCGCTGGAGAGCAGGGCGTCGAGCTGCTCCCACAGGTACTCCTGGACGTCCTCGCGGGCGAGGTTGAGGACGAGCTGGTTGCGCAGTTCCGTCCGCTTCCGTCCCGGTTGGTACTGCACCCAGTCGGGGTGGGCACGGTACAGCTCGCTGTCCGGGTTGACCATCTCGGGCTCGACCCAGATGCCGAACCGCATGCCGAGCCCGTGCACCTGCTCGGCGAGGGGCTTCAGGCCGTGCGGGAAGCGGTCGGGGTTGGGTGTCCAGTCGCCGAGGCCCGCGCGGTCGCTGGTGCGGGCGCCGAACCAGCCGTCGTCCACGACGAACAGCTCGACCCCGATCTCGGCGGCCCGCCGGGCGAGCGCGAGCTGCTGCTCCTCGGAGATGTCGAAGTAGGTGGCCTCCCAGGAGTTGAAGAGCACCGGCCGGTCCTGCCCGGCGTCCGGGATGACGTACGCGCGCTGGTAGGCGTGCCATGCGCGGCTCGCGCCGCCGAAGCCGCCGTCGCTCCACAGGCCCGCGAAGACGGGCGTGGTGTACGACTCCCCCGGCTGAAGGAGCAGCAGCCCCGAGTCGTCGTAGCCGGCGCCGCCGGTGATCTGCACGCGCGTGTCGGGGAGTTGGGCGACCGCGATGCGCCAGGAACCGGACCAGCCCAGCGCGCAGCCGTAGACCTCGCCGTGCTCCTCGGTGGCGTCGGCGTCGAGCGCCACCCAGGGCAGGTGCTGGTGGCCGGTGTGGCCGCGGCGGCTGCCGATGACCTTCTCGCCGTAGGTGAGGGGCGCGCTGGTGAGGCGGGACTCGGCGGCCCAGCGGCCGTGCAGCTGGGACAGCCGCCAGCCGTCGCGGTCGGGCAGGGTCCAGGTGGCGGCGTCGGCGCGCAGCAGCTCCACGCGCGCGTGCGTGCCGTTGGCCACGGTGACCCAGCGCTCGACGACGTCACCGCGCATCCGGTAGTGCAGGGTGATCGCGAGGCCGTCGTCGTCGAAGCGCAGCCGCAGCTCGTCGCCCTCCGTGCCGTGCGCCGCGACCTCGTGCGCCACGAAGCGCCACTCGGTGCCGCGGCGTTCGCCGGTGCGCACGGACAGGGCGGGGCGGACGAAGCGCGGGCCGCCCTCGACGGGGTACTCCTCGCGGCCGTCGAGCGGGGACTCGAAGGGCCGGTACCCGGGCAGCGGGTCCGCGGCGAGGGCCTCGGCGTCCGCGAGCGCGATGCGCGGCCCCCAGTGCAGGTGGAGCAGCTCGTCCGCGTCGGTGAGATGCAGGGCGTAGCTGCTGGTGGGCCCCGAAAGGAGCCAGGTACGACCGTCGTCGGCGATGTCCACCACGTAAGACCTCACAGGGTTCAACAGATCCGCTCAAGTGCCAACATCATTGGCCCCCGGAGCCCTGGTGACAATGCCTGTGGACAACTCCTTGCCCCAGGAAACCGATGTCGTATGGTCGTCGGAGCGCCCGCCGGCCAGACGCGGCGGCGGGCCCGAGCCGGGAGGAGCCCCCGTGACGCAGCAGGTCCCGTCGACCGAGCCGGAGCTGGCCGGAGTGCGCAATTTCCGTGACGTGGGCGGACTGCCGACCGTCGACGGGCGCCGGGTGCGGTACGGCGTGCTGTTCCGCAGCGGCCACCTGGCGCACGCGACCGAGGAGGACGCGGCCTTCCTCGCCTCCCTGGGCCTGCACACGATCTTCGACTTCCGCAACGCGGCCGACCAGAAGCTGGAGGGCCCGGACGTCGAGCTGCCCGGTGTGCGCAACGTGAACCTGCCGCTGAGCGATCCGGCGGACGGCGCCGAGTTCTGGAAGATGGTCCGCGAGGGCGACCTGGACCAGCTGCGCGGGATCCTGGCCGACGGCAAGGGGGCGGCCCGGATGATCGCCTCGTACCGGACGATCGTCAAGGAGCGCACCGCCGAGCACTCCCGGGTGCTGCGGGCGCTCGCCGAGGACAGCGTGCCCGCCCTGATGCACTGTGCGGCGGGCAAGGACCGCGCGGGCATCTCCGTAGCCGTGACCCTCCTCGCCCTGGGCGTGGAGCGCGAGGCGATCGTCGCCGACTACCTGGAGTCCAACGCCAAGCACCGGCGCTACAAGGTCCGCCGCAGCGGCAGTGCGGACACCGCGTACACCCCGGAGGTCATGGAGCTGCTCAGCCCCCTCTTCGACGCCCGCGCCGAGTACCTGGAAGCGGCGTTCGAGACCATCGAGGAGACCTGGGGCGGGGTCGACGCCTACCTGGAGCAGGGCCTCGGCCTCAGCCCGGCGTCCCGCGACCGCCTGCGCGAGCGTCTGCTGGACTGAGCACGGGCGGCCGCGCCGCCCACCGAGGTCAGGGCGCGTCGCCCGCCCGGGTCGGTGCTTCTCAGTTCTTCGCCCCGAGGGCGAACAGCAGGAAGAGGAACGCTGCCAGGACATGGCCCGCGGCGATGTAGATGATCAGGCGGATCCACAGGGCACGGGGGAACTTGGTCTCGAAGTCGCTCACGGCAGGTCTCCGGTCAGCGGCCCCAGGCACAGCGTGGCCGTGGGGCTCTGCAGCAGGGTGTGGACGAACAGCAGCTCGACGCCGTCGTGGTCCTCGGCGGCGAGCCGGTGCGGGGTGAGCGAGTCGAAGTGCGCGCTGTCGCCGGGCGCGAGCAGGTGCACGGTGTCACCGAGCCGCAGCCGCAGCCGCCCCCGCAGGACATGGAGCCACTCCTCGCCGGGGTGGACACGCACGATGTCGCCCTGCGAGCCGTACGGCACGCGCACGCGCAGCGCCTGCATCGCGCGGCCGGGGGCACCGGCCTGGACGTACGTCCAGCCGCCGGCCCGGGTCGGCTCCATGTCCCCGGCCCGCACGATCGCGTCCGGGTCGGCGGCCCTCTCGCCCAGCAGCCCGGAGACGGTCGTACCGTAGATGCGGGCGAGGGCCAGCAGCATCGGCAGGGACGGCTGCCTCTGTCCGGTCTCCAGCCGGGACAGATGCGCCGGGGAGAGCCCGGCGGCTCGGGCGGCGGCCTCCAGGGTGAGACCGGCGCGCCGGCGCAGGCCGCGCAGCTGAGGGGCGACGGCTGGCAGCTCGTCGCCCGGGCCCGTCGGCGGCCCGGAGTCTGAGGCGTTCATGCCTCCATTCAGCCCCAGCCTTGCCCGCAGGGCAATTTTGTTGCCTCACGGGCAAAAGCCGAGGTGGCCGGTCAGCGGTTGGCCACGGCCTGCTTGATCAGGGTCTTGCCGAAGTCCCACATCAGCCCGCCGCCGCTGTGCGCGTCGTCCATCACGGCCGTGAAGGCGTCCACGAAGCGGTCGACGTCCGCCTCGTCGATGACCAGCGGCGGGATCAGCTTGATCACCTCCAGATGGTCGCCGGAGACCTGGGTGAGGATCCGGTGCCGCTGCAGCAGCGGCACGACCACCATCTGAGCGAACAGGCCCTTGCGGGCCGTCTGCAGCATGGTCCAGCGGCTGCGCAGCTTCAGCGAGGTGGGCCGGCCGAACTCGATGCCGATCATCAGACCCCGGCCGCGCACGTCGGCGAGGAGCTCGTAGGTGTCGATCAGCGCCGTCAGCCGGGACTTCAGCAGCTCGCCCGTCCGGCGGACGCCCGCCACGATCTGCTCGTTCTCCATGACGGACAGCACCGCGAGGCCGCATGCCATCGCCTGGGCGTTGGAGCCGAAGCTCGCCGAGTGGACGAGGACCCGGTCCATGGACGAGTAGACCTTCTTGAAGATCCAGTCCTTGCCGAGCGTGGCGCCGACGGGGACGTATCCGCCGGACAGGGCCTTGGCCACGCACACCAGGTCCGGTTCGACGCCGTCCTCGTGCTGGTAGGCGTAGAAGTCGCCGGTGCGGCCGAGACCGGTCTGCACCTCGTCGGCGATGAGCAGCGCCTTGTGCCGGTGCAGCAGGTCCTGCGCGGCACGCAGATAGCCGGGCGGGGCCTCGTGCACGCCCTTGCCCTGGATCGGCTCCACGATCAGCGCGGCCACGTCGCCCTTCTTCAGCTCCCGGGCCAGGGCGTCGAGATCGCCGAGGGGGACGGCGGTGTCGGGCAGCAGCGGGGCGAAGCCGTCGCGGAAGCCGCGCTCGCCGTTGACCGACAGGGAGCCGGTGGTCAGGCCGTGGAAGGCGTGCTCGCAGTACAGGACACGGGGCCTGCCGGTGGCGTACCGGGCGAACTTCAGGGCCGTCTCGACGGCCTCGGTGCCGCTGTTGCCGAAGAACACCCGGTCCAGGTGCGGGCTGTGGGTGAGCAGGCGCTCGGCGAGCAGGCCGGGCAGCGGCTGGCAGTCGAACCGGGTGAGGTCGGCGAGGTCCAGGTCGAGCACGTCGTGCAGCGCCTTGCGGACGACCGGGTGATGGCGGCCCAGGCCCATCACCCCGAACCCGGCGAGCATGTCCAGGTAGTCGTTGCCCTCCGCGTCGAAGAAGTGGGCGCCCTCGGCCCGCTCGTAGACCTTGTCGAAGCCGATGGTGTGCAGCATGCGCGGGAGCTGCGGGTTGAGGTACCTGGTGTGCAGCTCGTAGCGTTCGGCTCCGCGCTCGGCGAGCAGCGTGCCGAGGTCGAACTCCGTGCTCATTCACTCTCCTTGGCTGTGCCGTCCGCGTCCTTGACGGCCAGGCTCCCACTGATCCGCCCGGCGATCTCGACGGGCGTGAGGCCGATGTCGGCGAGCACCTCGCTGCGTTTGGCGTGCGCGAGGAACTGCTCCGGGATGCCGAAGCGCCGTACCGGCACGTCCACATCGGCGTCGCCGAGGGCGAGGGCCACGGCCGAACCGACGCCCGCGGAGCGGCTGTTGTCCTCCACCACGGCCACCAGCCGGTGCCCGGCCGCGAGGCCCGGCAGTGCGGGGTCGACGGGCTTGACCCACCGCGGGTCCACCACCGTGCAGTGGATGCCGCGGGCCTGAAGCAGGTCGGCCGCCTGGAGGCACACCGGGGCCATCACGCCCACGGCCACCAGCAGCACCTCGGGGTGCTCGGCGCGGTGCAGCACGTCCATCCCGCCGATCCGGCCGACCGCCGGGATGTCCGGGCCGACCGACTCCTTCGGGAAGCGGACCAGGGTGGGCGCGTCGTCCACGGCGACGGCCTCGCGCAGCTGGGCGCGCAGCTGGCCCGCGTCGCGCGGTGCGGCGATCCTCAGTCCGGGCACGACCTGGAGGATCGACATGTCCCACATGCCGTTGTGGGACGGCCCGTCGGAGCCGGTGACGCCGGCCCGGTCGAGCACGAAGGTGACCCCGCAGCGGTGCAGGGCGACGTCCATGAGCAGCTGGTCGAAGGCGCGGTTGAGGAAGGTGGCGTAGACGGCGACGACCGGGTGCAGCCCGCCGGTGGCGAGACCGGCCGCCGACACCGCCGCATGCTGCTCGGCGATGCCCACGTCCCACACCCGGTGGGGGAAGCGCTCGGCGAACCCGGCCAGGCCCACCGGATGCAGCATGGCCGCCGTGATGGCGACGACGTCGTCCCGTTCCTCGCCGATCCTCACCATCTCGTCGCCGAACACCGAGGTCCACGAGGGCCCGTTGGCGGGCGTCAGGGGCTCGCAGGTGCGCGGGTCCATCACGCCGACGGTGTGGAAGTGGTCCTCCTCGTGGGCGAGGGCGGGTTCGTAGCCGCGGCCCTTGACGGTGAGGCAGTGGACCAGGACCGGGCCGTGGAAGCGTTTGGCGCGGCGCAGCGCGGACTCGACGGCCTTGATGTCGTGGCCGTCGATCGGGCCGACGTACTTCAGGCCCAGGTCCTCGAACATGCCCTGCGGGGCGAAGGCGTCCTTGAAGCCCTTCTTCGCGCCGTGCAGGGTCTCGTAGAGGGTGTTCCCGACGACCGGGGTGCGCAGCAGTACGTCCTTGCCCCAGGCGAGGATCTTCTCGTAGCTGTCGGTGGTGCGCAGGGTGGCCAGGTGGTTGGCGAGGCCGCCGATGGTCGGGGCGTAGGAGCGTTCGTTGTCGTTGACGACGATGATCAGCGGGCGGTCCTTGGCGGCCGCGATGTTGTTCAGCGCCTCCCAGGCCATGCCGCCGGTCAGCGCGCCGTCGCCGATGACGGCGACCACATGGCCCTTCTCCCCGAGCACCTGGTTGGCCTTGGCGAGACCGTCGGCCCAGCCGAGCGCGGTGGAGGCGTGGCTGTTCTCGATGACGTCGTGCTCGGACTCCTCGCGCGAGGGGTAGCCGGACAGCCCGCCCTTGCCGCGCAGCTTGGAGAAGTCCTGACGTCCTGTCAGCAGCTTGTGTACATAGGACTGGTGTCCGGTGTCCCACAGGATGCGGTCGACCGGCGACTCGAAGACCCGGTGCAGGGCGATGGACAGTTCCACCACTCCCAGGTTGGGCCCGAGGTGACCGCCGGTCCTCGACACCGCTTGCACCAGGAACTCGCGTATCTCCTCGGACAGTTCGCCGAGTTGCGCCTCCGACAGCGCCTTCAGGTCGCGTGGTCCCCGGATGTTCTCCAGAATGGTCACGCTGGGCCCCCTCTCGGTCCGTGCCGTGCTGTCTCGATTCACTCGTCTGCGGGGCTCGCCTGCTCGGCGAGTTTCATGGCCTCCTCGATGAGGGTCTCCACGATCTTCGACTCGGGGACGGTCTTGATGACCTCGCCCTTCACGAAGATCTGCCCCTTTCCGTTGCCTGAGGCAACTCCGAGGTCGGCCTCACGGGCCTCGCCCGGACCGTTCACGACACACCCCATCACCGCGACCCTGAGCGGCACTTCCATCCCGTCGAGGCCCGCGGTGACCTCCTCGGCGAGCTTGTAGACGTCGACCTGGGCACGGCCGCAGGACGGGCAGGAGACGATCTCCAGGCGCCGCTGCCTGAGGCCCAGGGCCTGCAGGATCTGGATGCCGACCTTGACCTCCTCGACCGGCGGGGCCGACAGCGAGACGCGGATCGTGTCGCCGATGCCCTGGGAGAGCAGCGCGCCGAAGGCCACCGCCGACTTGATCGTGCCCTGGAACGCCGGGCCCGCCTCGGT
This genomic interval from Streptomyces sp. NBC_00557 contains the following:
- a CDS encoding tyrosine-protein phosphatase → MTQQVPSTEPELAGVRNFRDVGGLPTVDGRRVRYGVLFRSGHLAHATEEDAAFLASLGLHTIFDFRNAADQKLEGPDVELPGVRNVNLPLSDPADGAEFWKMVREGDLDQLRGILADGKGAARMIASYRTIVKERTAEHSRVLRALAEDSVPALMHCAAGKDRAGISVAVTLLALGVEREAIVADYLESNAKHRRYKVRRSGSADTAYTPEVMELLSPLFDARAEYLEAAFETIEETWGGVDAYLEQGLGLSPASRDRLRERLLD
- a CDS encoding alpha-galactosidase — protein: MVDIADDGRTWLLSGPTSSYALHLTDADELLHLHWGPRIALADAEALAADPLPGYRPFESPLDGREEYPVEGGPRFVRPALSVRTGERRGTEWRFVAHEVAAHGTEGDELRLRFDDDGLAITLHYRMRGDVVERWVTVANGTHARVELLRADAATWTLPDRDGWRLSQLHGRWAAESRLTSAPLTYGEKVIGSRRGHTGHQHLPWVALDADATEEHGEVYGCALGWSGSWRIAVAQLPDTRVQITGGAGYDDSGLLLLQPGESYTTPVFAGLWSDGGFGGASRAWHAYQRAYVIPDAGQDRPVLFNSWEATYFDISEEQQLALARRAAEIGVELFVVDDGWFGARTSDRAGLGDWTPNPDRFPHGLKPLAEQVHGLGMRFGIWVEPEMVNPDSELYRAHPDWVQYQPGRKRTELRNQLVLNLAREDVQEYLWEQLDALLSSAPIDYVKWDFNRCFTDAGWPGEPYPQRLWVDHVRALYALLDRLRAAHPGVAFESCSGGGGRIDLGVLSRTDQVWTSDNTDPLDRLAIQHGFSQIHPARVMAAWVTDSPNTQLNGRVSSLRFRFVSAMAGVLGVGGDLTEWTAGELAEARRWIELYKEIRPVVQQGDLYRLRPPAGGLSAVQYVLGEEAVVLAWLQAQSYGEPVPALRLRGLDPTASYECRETGEVHRGAVLLHHGLRTGLKGDLDATVLRLRRV
- a CDS encoding DUF6126 family protein, whose protein sequence is MSDFETKFPRALWIRLIIYIAAGHVLAAFLFLLFALGAKN
- a CDS encoding aspartate aminotransferase family protein yields the protein MSTEFDLGTLLAERGAERYELHTRYLNPQLPRMLHTIGFDKVYERAEGAHFFDAEGNDYLDMLAGFGVMGLGRHHPVVRKALHDVLDLDLADLTRFDCQPLPGLLAERLLTHSPHLDRVFFGNSGTEAVETALKFARYATGRPRVLYCEHAFHGLTTGSLSVNGERGFRDGFAPLLPDTAVPLGDLDALARELKKGDVAALIVEPIQGKGVHEAPPGYLRAAQDLLHRHKALLIADEVQTGLGRTGDFYAYQHEDGVEPDLVCVAKALSGGYVPVGATLGKDWIFKKVYSSMDRVLVHSASFGSNAQAMACGLAVLSVMENEQIVAGVRRTGELLKSRLTALIDTYELLADVRGRGLMIGIEFGRPTSLKLRSRWTMLQTARKGLFAQMVVVPLLQRHRILTQVSGDHLEVIKLIPPLVIDEADVDRFVDAFTAVMDDAHSGGGLMWDFGKTLIKQAVANR
- a CDS encoding MBL fold metallo-hydrolase, translated to MTGLRPSSSALRALRPAAFGADPGGERMARIRRSPNFRDGVFQNPGGAARTRPSGSALDFAKVFFDKETRPLRAPKGTVPVHPTTFADLARPPATGLRLTWMGHSSVLAEIDGHRVLFDPVWGERCSPFPFAGPKRLHPVPLPLAALGEVDVVVISHDHYDHLDLPTVKALAGTDTLFAVPLGVGAHLEHWGVSPDRLRELDWNESTRVGGLTLTATPARHFCGRGLRNTQHTLWASWAVAGEEHRIHHSGDTGYFEGFKDIGAAHGPFDATMIQIGAYSEFWPDIHMTPEEGLRAHLDLQGGAPHGVLLPIHWGTFNLAPHPWAEPGEWTKEAAGESGQAVALPRPGEPFEPAGKLPAEAWWRGVSGELRRTWRSVGAFVAEPPART
- a CDS encoding helix-turn-helix domain-containing protein, which encodes MNASDSGPPTGPGDELPAVAPQLRGLRRRAGLTLEAAARAAGLSPAHLSRLETGQRQPSLPMLLALARIYGTTVSGLLGERAADPDAIVRAGDMEPTRAGGWTYVQAGAPGRAMQALRVRVPYGSQGDIVRVHPGEEWLHVLRGRLRLRLGDTVHLLAPGDSAHFDSLTPHRLAAEDHDGVELLFVHTLLQSPTATLCLGPLTGDLP
- a CDS encoding ATP-binding protein, whose translation is MSDLRAPAAPADRREGGRHGRPVARPAPALPETPIRPQLMRLAVLPPLAVALSATAAVLVSIRSAGARTGPTLWAVLAGAATVAVAGILIAAVAADRAARSVSDRVDALRRTAARGEADLHALVDALRQGEAPPPRAPRRRPPADADDFDLLAADLARAHDGAVTAVVRAAQLSSQAGSEQKLEVFVNLARRLQSLVHREISILDELENEIEDPDLLKGLFHVDHLATRIRRHAENLAVLGGAVSRRQWSNPVSMTEVLRSAIAEVEQYSRVKLVPPIDGELRGHAVADVIHLLAELIENASVFSAPHTQVLLRAGLVTSGLAVEVEDRGLGMPVGEQNRMNALLADPDQVNVASLLADGRIGLYVVSQLARRHGIHVRLQTNIYGGVQAVLVVPQALLGTAPGPGGTVAGAGAGTGTGTAVHRTQGPTDAGHGAGQARGSVPDAPSASATGVRTGEAGSAYGGIGPGAEVPAVPGSEAGGGAVVASWGEAGPGGGQTRATGRRRHAQRGSAGHGGESGAGQPAESGAGPYGESVAEEHGASCAGPYGENGAGRRGAESGDAGRSGGGLAPLPVRGARQDRPTPAEALPGIGAEDRAAVEAHAGILPTPRSGTMGKPRLPRRRAQEHIVPQLRGGPLPRQDGDTVPGHDPGLMAAFQRGIGLAEAQQHLESEEQPAAHRSPAQPEYGHARAGGPPDSGHLDAAHMGAGPMENAHTNAPHPPDAPPMQSVQPDTTHTAFMAAYQLPAAVSEFTDPPRVQPDPTGPEHMDRTSISQGRPHAPTPDGAPGAGRPDGSAPAG
- a CDS encoding SGNH/GDSL hydrolase family protein, which gives rise to MIGSYVAVGDSFTEGVGDPGPDGAFVGWADRFAVLLADRRPEGDFTYTNLAVRGKLLDQIVRDQVPKAVELAPDLVSFCAGGNDIIRPGTDPDEVAERFERAVARLTEAAGTVMVTTGFDTRGVPVLKHLRGKIATYNGHVRAIADRYGCPVLDLWSLKSVQDRRAWDSDRLHLSPEGHTRVALRAGQVLGLEVPADPEQPWPPLPPRGTLEIRRDDVHWAREYLVPWIGRRLRGESSGDHVTAKGTLSPDDIKMRITSVA